In one window of Myxococcales bacterium DNA:
- a CDS encoding SDR family NAD(P)-dependent oxidoreductase, protein MPEQMNVLITGCSSGIGYSLARDFRQRRHRVFASARRPESLTELKAENFDIVALDVTDPASIQHAVDEVLAAAGRIDMLINNAGFGLFGPTIELPLPEIRRQFETNVVGALALIQAVVPHMVKHGFGRIVNVTSVSAVLTTPFAGAYCASKAAMQSFSEALRMELAPLGVDVVAVQPGAIQSRFGDNAASLTGQFGGPGSLYHPIAEFLIKRAQTSQENATPTDEFSRTLVDLLTQPVPPRLIRLGEGSTRFPLLKRLMPEGMLDRMLMKRFGLELLRAKLKEKAK, encoded by the coding sequence ATGCCCGAACAAATGAATGTATTGATCACCGGTTGTTCTTCCGGCATCGGGTATTCGCTGGCCCGCGACTTCCGGCAACGCCGGCACCGCGTTTTCGCCTCGGCGCGCCGCCCCGAATCGCTGACCGAGTTGAAGGCGGAAAATTTCGACATCGTGGCCCTCGACGTCACCGACCCCGCTTCGATCCAACACGCCGTGGACGAGGTCCTCGCGGCGGCAGGCCGGATCGATATGCTGATCAACAACGCCGGCTTCGGCCTGTTCGGCCCGACGATCGAACTACCGCTGCCCGAAATCCGCCGGCAGTTCGAAACCAACGTCGTCGGCGCGCTGGCCCTGATCCAGGCCGTCGTGCCGCACATGGTCAAGCACGGCTTCGGGCGAATCGTCAACGTCACCAGCGTCTCGGCCGTGCTGACCACCCCGTTCGCCGGCGCCTACTGCGCCTCGAAGGCGGCGATGCAGTCGTTTTCCGAGGCCTTGCGCATGGAACTGGCGCCGCTGGGCGTGGACGTCGTCGCGGTGCAGCCCGGCGCGATCCAATCGCGCTTCGGCGACAACGCCGCCTCGCTGACCGGCCAGTTCGGCGGGCCCGGGTCGCTTTACCATCCGATCGCCGAGTTCCTGATCAAACGCGCCCAGACCTCGCAGGAAAACGCCACGCCGACCGACGAATTTTCGCGGACGTTGGTCGATCTGCTGACGCAGCCGGTGCCGCCGCGCCTGATCCGCCTGGGCGAGGGTTCGACCCGTTTTCCGCTGCTCAAGCGCCTGATGCCCGAAGGGATGCTCGACCGGATGCTGATGAAACGGTTCGGTTTGGAATTGCTGCGCGCCAAGCTCAAGGAAAAAGCGAAGTAA
- a CDS encoding ABC transporter ATP-binding protein: MSDVAKQWLVVEGVSKTFHAAGGLMNRRGRPVAALREVGLTLGPGEKLGVVGESGSGKTTLGRIIVGLVTPDAGRVLLDGADVHRVTGEARRRVRRRVQMIFQDNAGALDPRLRIGAAIAEPLKVHGLGENDAARRALVAAWLEKVGLDRSLLNRRPHELSGGQRQRVGIARALIVSPDLLVADEPVASLDVSIQTQILRLLADLVRETRVALVFISHDLRVVRALTERVLVLYRGRPVEMGPTETVIARPRHPYTQSLIASIPALHPEVRRILMRDGSAPEAEAPDRFPSVGDWREVEPGHWIVAAD, encoded by the coding sequence ATGTCTGACGTTGCAAAGCAATGGCTGGTCGTGGAAGGCGTGAGCAAGACGTTTCACGCCGCCGGCGGCCTGATGAACCGGCGCGGGCGGCCGGTGGCGGCTCTGCGCGAAGTCGGCTTGACGCTGGGGCCCGGCGAGAAGCTGGGCGTGGTCGGCGAATCCGGCTCCGGCAAAACCACGTTGGGCCGGATCATCGTCGGCCTGGTGACGCCGGACGCGGGGCGCGTGCTGCTCGACGGCGCGGACGTGCACCGTGTGACCGGCGAGGCGCGCCGGCGCGTGCGGCGCCGGGTGCAGATGATCTTTCAGGACAACGCCGGCGCGCTGGATCCGCGCCTGCGCATCGGCGCCGCGATCGCCGAGCCGCTCAAGGTGCATGGCCTGGGCGAAAACGACGCCGCGCGCCGCGCCCTGGTCGCGGCCTGGCTGGAAAAGGTCGGCCTCGACCGCTCGCTGCTCAACCGCCGGCCGCACGAACTGTCGGGCGGCCAGCGCCAGCGCGTCGGCATCGCGCGGGCGCTCATCGTCTCGCCCGACCTGCTGGTGGCCGACGAACCGGTCGCCAGCCTCGACGTCTCCATCCAGACCCAGATTCTGCGGCTGCTCGCCGATCTGGTCCGCGAGACGCGCGTCGCCCTGGTGTTCATTTCGCACGATTTGCGCGTGGTGCGGGCGCTGACCGAACGGGTGCTGGTGCTGTATCGCGGCCGGCCGGTCGAAATGGGGCCGACCGAGACCGTCATCGCGCGGCCGCGCCACCCGTATACGCAATCGCTGATCGCCTCGATCCCCGCTTTGCATCCCGAGGTGCGTCGGATATTAATGCGGGACGGGAGCGCGCCGGAAGCGGAGGCTCCTGACCGGTTTCCGTCGGTCGGTGACTGGCGGGAGGTGGAGCCCGGACACTGGATCGTCGCCGCCGATTGA
- a CDS encoding archease, which yields MPWRELPHTADLCLEITAPDWPALVVEATRALAARLGGVDERAPGKARRLALSGPDREELLVRWLAELLYLSEVEKRAPVAVRLTTATNRELAGEVDFLPLVAPAGAIKAVTYHNLAVVAAADGWRVRIVFDV from the coding sequence ATGCCGTGGCGGGAACTGCCGCACACCGCCGATCTCTGCCTCGAAATCACCGCGCCGGATTGGCCGGCGCTGGTCGTCGAAGCCACGCGGGCGCTGGCCGCCCGACTTGGCGGGGTCGACGAACGGGCGCCGGGCAAGGCACGGCGGCTGGCGCTCTCGGGCCCGGATCGCGAGGAACTGCTGGTCCGGTGGCTGGCGGAACTGTTGTATCTGTCGGAAGTGGAAAAACGAGCGCCGGTGGCGGTGCGCCTGACGACGGCGACCAACCGCGAACTGGCCGGCGAGGTCGACTTTTTGCCGCTGGTCGCGCCGGCGGGGGCGATCAAGGCGGTGACTTATCACAATCTGGCGGTCGTCGCCGCGGCGGACGGCTGGCGGGTGCGGATCGTTTTCGATGTCTGA
- a CDS encoding histone deacetylase: MAKTGFVQHPLYLEHVIDDYHPESPDRLISIYDMVAREFADRLTMIAPREASLEELTWVHDRNYVDMVARTEGRYVRLDPDTGTCPQTYRASLLAAGGLLTAVDALYAGEVEHVFAAVRPPGHHAEANHSMGFCLFNNVAIAAEYALKKHQARRVLIYDWDLHHGNGTQHCFERSHRVLYVSTHQFPYYPGTGNFNEVGFGEGEGYTVNIPLSGGFGGGDYLAFMDRIIKPIALEYEPDLVIVSAGYDTYENDPLGAMKLTTEAYGVLTERLIEIARQCAHGRLLFALEGGYHLGGLTDGVRKTLQVLLDDRAPAAWANPPLLREEMTEMVIRKVLENQRPFWKSLRAGE; encoded by the coding sequence ATGGCCAAGACCGGTTTCGTGCAGCACCCGCTCTATCTCGAGCACGTGATCGACGATTACCATCCGGAAAGCCCCGATCGACTGATCTCCATTTACGATATGGTCGCCCGTGAGTTCGCCGACCGCCTGACGATGATCGCGCCCCGCGAGGCCTCGCTCGAGGAACTGACCTGGGTCCACGACCGGAATTATGTCGATATGGTGGCGCGCACCGAGGGGCGCTACGTGCGGCTCGATCCGGATACCGGCACCTGCCCGCAGACGTATCGCGCTTCGCTGCTGGCCGCTGGCGGCCTGTTGACGGCGGTCGACGCCCTGTACGCCGGCGAGGTCGAGCACGTCTTTGCGGCGGTGCGGCCGCCGGGCCACCACGCCGAGGCGAATCATTCGATGGGTTTCTGCCTGTTCAACAACGTGGCGATCGCCGCCGAATACGCGCTCAAGAAACACCAGGCGCGCCGGGTGCTGATCTACGACTGGGATTTGCACCACGGCAACGGCACGCAGCATTGCTTCGAGCGCTCGCACCGCGTGCTGTACGTCTCCACCCATCAGTTCCCCTATTACCCGGGCACCGGCAACTTCAACGAAGTCGGATTCGGCGAGGGCGAGGGTTACACGGTCAACATTCCGCTGTCGGGCGGGTTCGGGGGCGGCGATTATCTGGCCTTCATGGACCGGATCATCAAGCCGATCGCCCTGGAATACGAGCCCGATCTGGTCATCGTCAGCGCGGGCTACGACACCTACGAGAACGATCCGCTCGGCGCGATGAAACTCACCACCGAAGCCTACGGCGTGTTGACCGAACGCCTGATCGAGATCGCCCGGCAATGCGCCCACGGCCGGCTCCTGTTCGCGCTGGAGGGCGGCTACCACCTCGGCGGCCTGACCGACGGCGTGCGCAAAACGCTGCAGGTGCTGCTCGATGACCGCGCCCCGGCGGCCTGGGCGAATCCGCCTCTGCTCCGCGAGGAAATGACTGAAATGGTGATTCGCAAGGTGCTCGAAAACCAACGGCCGTTCTGGAAGTCGTTGCGCGCGGGCGAATGA
- a CDS encoding S9 family peptidase, with protein MGKKCWILFFFILFLAAVGPTMAVFAEPETAAQPLHSVESYLQIKQAVGARWLADGKTVVYRTNVSGTYQLWRLDTSGGEPIQITAYDDPVDAFAPSPADPHVLVFELAKAGDERTQLFLTDPLTGKTEALTADEKAIFHFGAWSRDGRQFAYTSNERQAAFFDVYVMDPATRTSRRVLQRDANLEAKAFSPSGERLVVAEWESSFNNNLYLVDLVKPDTAPMLLTKHSGWATYQPVVWPVGPKSAKGFQLISNLGIEWSQPAFMDVENLTLNYQDRGRLEAEQLVFSRNGVVQAYTLNNQGFSRIVITDISRNVLLPPPRLPEGVLVDLDLSPQGDRLLLVYTSPTVPAEVYVENLADGETKRLTFSDLAGIPAESFIAPKLAFYPTRDEKGVPAFVYLPGNRSAADKAPAVLYLHGGPESQERPGFNWLFQYFLSRGYAVVAPNIRGSSGYGKTYLHLDDKEKRVDAVRDVADAAVFIKKNLPQIDAGRLALLGGSYGGYLVLAGLVEYPDLFAAGVDIVGIANFETFLEQTGPWRRAQREAEYGSLAADRELLRRLSPLHRADQIRAPLLVIHGRNDPRVPLGEAEQIVQALRQRGNPVELLIYDDEGHGLRKMTNKLAAYPILAAFLERYLRPAPQPPASGGID; from the coding sequence ATGGGTAAAAAGTGTTGGATTTTATTCTTCTTTATCCTCTTTTTGGCGGCGGTGGGGCCGACAATGGCGGTTTTCGCCGAACCGGAAACAGCCGCTCAACCGCTCCATTCGGTGGAGTCCTATTTACAGATCAAGCAGGCCGTCGGCGCGCGTTGGCTGGCCGACGGCAAAACGGTGGTCTATCGGACTAACGTCAGCGGCACCTATCAGCTTTGGCGGTTGGATACCTCGGGAGGCGAGCCGATACAAATCACCGCGTATGACGATCCCGTCGACGCGTTCGCGCCGTCGCCGGCCGATCCGCACGTTCTGGTGTTCGAGCTGGCCAAGGCCGGCGACGAACGCACCCAGCTTTTTCTGACCGATCCGCTGACCGGCAAGACCGAAGCGTTGACCGCCGACGAAAAGGCCATTTTTCATTTCGGCGCCTGGTCGCGCGACGGCCGGCAATTCGCCTATACCTCCAACGAGCGGCAGGCGGCGTTCTTCGACGTTTACGTGATGGATCCGGCGACCCGGACAAGCCGCCGCGTTCTGCAGAGGGACGCGAATCTCGAAGCCAAGGCATTCAGCCCCAGCGGCGAGCGGTTGGTGGTAGCGGAGTGGGAATCGTCGTTCAACAACAATTTGTACCTGGTCGATCTGGTCAAGCCGGATACCGCGCCGATGCTACTGACCAAGCATTCGGGTTGGGCGACTTATCAACCGGTCGTCTGGCCGGTCGGCCCGAAGTCGGCCAAGGGTTTTCAACTGATTTCGAACCTCGGCATCGAATGGTCGCAACCGGCGTTCATGGACGTGGAAAACCTGACGCTCAATTATCAGGATCGCGGCCGTCTGGAAGCCGAGCAACTCGTTTTTTCGCGCAACGGCGTCGTCCAGGCCTATACCCTCAATAACCAGGGATTTTCCCGGATCGTGATCACCGACATCAGCCGGAACGTATTGCTGCCGCCGCCGCGATTGCCCGAGGGCGTCCTGGTCGATCTCGATCTTTCACCGCAGGGCGACCGCCTGTTGCTGGTGTACACCAGCCCCACGGTCCCGGCGGAGGTCTACGTCGAGAATCTGGCCGACGGCGAGACGAAGCGACTGACCTTTTCCGACCTGGCGGGAATTCCGGCCGAATCGTTCATCGCGCCCAAGCTGGCGTTTTATCCGACGCGCGACGAAAAAGGGGTGCCGGCTTTCGTTTATCTGCCCGGCAACCGGTCCGCCGCCGACAAGGCGCCGGCCGTTCTCTATTTGCACGGCGGGCCGGAATCGCAGGAACGGCCGGGGTTCAATTGGCTGTTTCAATATTTTCTCAGTCGCGGCTACGCGGTCGTCGCGCCGAACATCCGCGGCAGCAGCGGTTACGGCAAGACGTATCTGCACCTGGACGACAAGGAAAAGCGTGTGGACGCGGTCCGCGACGTGGCCGACGCGGCGGTGTTCATCAAAAAGAACCTGCCGCAGATCGACGCCGGCCGCCTGGCGCTGCTGGGCGGATCGTACGGCGGCTATCTCGTGCTGGCCGGGTTGGTGGAATATCCGGATTTGTTCGCGGCCGGAGTGGACATCGTGGGGATCGCCAATTTCGAGACGTTCCTCGAGCAGACCGGACCGTGGCGGCGGGCGCAGCGCGAGGCCGAATACGGCTCGCTGGCCGCCGACCGGGAATTGCTGCGCCGGCTCAGCCCGCTGCATCGCGCCGATCAGATCCGCGCGCCGCTACTGGTCATCCACGGTCGCAACGATCCGCGCGTGCCGCTGGGCGAAGCCGAGCAGATCGTCCAGGCGCTCCGGCAGCGCGGCAACCCGGTCGAACTGCTGATCTATGACGACGAGGGCCACGGTCTGCGCAAAATGACGAACAAACTCGCCGCTTATCCGATACTCGCCGCGTTTCTGGAACGTTATTTGCGCCCGGCTCCACAGCCGCCGGCGAGCGGCGGCATTGATTGA
- a CDS encoding DUF58 domain-containing protein produces MGRLFDDEFLKKLDYLYLLSKKLFAGKDTAQTRSKKTGWGMEFADYRDYNAGDDPRYLDWNLYARIGHLVTKLFHEEENLNVYFLLDASRSMDYGHPSKFDYGRKVVAALAYIALANLDMVSIQPFGAELLPEMSLVRGKGQILKIFEYLENLEPAPQTDMEKAFRAFANRTKNKGLLVAVSDFWDEAGYERALKIAFAGGFDLSAICLHHEYEADPKWRGTMTLNDSETNRRLQVTISPRTLKKYRVEYEAYLEKLKTVCNALRCHYLYARTSIPFEDMILRVFREGQFIK; encoded by the coding sequence TTGGGCCGTTTGTTTGACGACGAGTTTTTGAAAAAGCTCGATTACCTGTACCTGCTCTCGAAAAAGCTGTTCGCGGGCAAGGATACGGCGCAAACGCGCTCGAAAAAAACCGGTTGGGGCATGGAATTCGCCGATTACCGCGATTACAACGCCGGCGACGACCCGCGCTACCTCGACTGGAACCTCTACGCCCGCATCGGCCACCTGGTGACCAAGCTGTTCCACGAGGAAGAAAACCTTAACGTCTATTTTCTGCTCGACGCCAGCCGCTCGATGGATTACGGGCACCCGAGCAAATTCGATTACGGCCGCAAGGTCGTCGCCGCCCTGGCCTACATCGCGCTGGCGAACCTCGACATGGTGTCGATCCAACCCTTCGGCGCCGAGTTGCTGCCCGAAATGTCGCTGGTGCGCGGCAAGGGCCAGATCCTGAAAATCTTCGAGTACCTCGAAAACCTCGAGCCGGCCCCGCAGACCGACATGGAAAAGGCGTTCCGCGCCTTCGCCAACCGCACGAAGAACAAGGGCCTGCTGGTGGCGGTGTCCGATTTCTGGGACGAAGCGGGCTACGAACGCGCCCTGAAGATCGCCTTCGCCGGCGGCTTCGACCTGTCGGCCATCTGCCTCCACCACGAATACGAAGCCGATCCGAAGTGGCGCGGCACGATGACCCTCAACGACAGCGAAACCAATCGCCGGCTGCAGGTCACCATCAGCCCCCGCACCCTGAAGAAATACCGGGTCGAATACGAAGCCTATCTGGAAAAACTGAAAACGGTCTGCAACGCCCTGCGTTGCCATTACCTGTACGCGCGCACCTCGATCCCGTTCGAGGACATGATCCTGCGCGTCTTTCGCGAGGGGCAATTCATCAAATGA
- a CDS encoding VWA domain-containing protein — protein sequence MIAHGIGWITFAILYGSLAAAVIVVFLLRLTRRGRAVSSTLIWQKVMGTTRSFWQELASLLVQLLLFLLICLALVDPRPPAAEINRRWIALVFDTSESMAAVDGDASRLRQAGRHAWQTIETLAPVDRVMIVAAGSTVEALTPFTSDREEIKKALGALSAGGGAPRMDDALAYVAAAFSYAGVGEKDIKQLIVITDRPDRVTPPQWPDTATTVVGAGSPAPNVAITSFAVRQTANLSDSYDALVEVMNYADAPAKTELAVYTPTQTLGVQTLQLAPGGRYSQVVGLPVGAAGKLTALLRKTEFADGGKDALPSDDAAFAFLPATPKARVLLVGGQNLFLRNALGLDQTIDLTTIPNGDYHPGLTARFDVVVFDKFAPAQPPAGSAIYFAPPPGGPFVVKANKKNPATTGWADGNPLLQHVTMSELHIEEARVLQPQDKDIVLMGHYDGALMLLRENGGRYLLGVAFDLVKSDFPIQPAFPIFLHNAVQLFSRKPEGEIRTGNRLGEKVELAVTPGRQQVIVQDPLDQKISVPVRSGRALFRPTVPGFYTYADADALRVLAVSLTDPEESDLHPTPGAALPTFPRSLEGETREIFWPWLVLAALVLIVLDLVLFYHGRLA from the coding sequence ATGATCGCCCACGGCATCGGCTGGATCACTTTCGCCATCCTTTACGGCTCGCTGGCCGCCGCGGTGATCGTGGTCTTTCTGCTGCGCCTGACGCGCCGCGGCCGGGCGGTCAGCTCGACGCTCATCTGGCAGAAGGTCATGGGCACCACCCGCTCGTTCTGGCAGGAACTGGCCAGCCTGCTCGTGCAACTGCTCCTCTTCCTGCTGATCTGCCTGGCGCTGGTCGATCCGCGGCCGCCCGCCGCCGAAATCAACCGCCGCTGGATCGCCCTGGTCTTCGACACCTCCGAAAGCATGGCCGCCGTCGACGGCGACGCCTCGCGGCTGCGGCAGGCCGGCCGTCACGCCTGGCAGACCATCGAAACCCTGGCGCCCGTCGACCGCGTGATGATCGTCGCCGCCGGGTCCACCGTCGAGGCGCTGACGCCCTTCACCTCCGACCGCGAGGAAATCAAAAAAGCGCTCGGCGCCCTGTCGGCCGGCGGCGGCGCGCCCCGGATGGACGACGCGCTCGCCTACGTCGCGGCCGCTTTTTCCTACGCCGGCGTCGGCGAAAAAGACATCAAGCAGCTGATCGTGATCACCGACCGGCCCGATCGCGTCACGCCGCCGCAGTGGCCCGACACCGCAACGACCGTCGTCGGCGCCGGGTCGCCGGCGCCCAACGTCGCCATCACCTCTTTCGCCGTGCGGCAGACCGCGAACCTGTCGGATTCCTACGACGCGCTGGTGGAAGTGATGAATTACGCCGACGCGCCGGCGAAAACCGAATTGGCGGTCTACACGCCGACCCAGACGCTGGGCGTGCAGACCCTGCAACTGGCGCCGGGCGGCCGCTACTCGCAGGTCGTCGGCCTGCCGGTCGGCGCGGCGGGCAAGCTGACGGCGCTGCTGCGCAAGACGGAGTTCGCCGACGGCGGCAAGGACGCGCTGCCCAGCGACGACGCCGCGTTCGCCTTTTTGCCGGCGACGCCCAAAGCGCGCGTGCTGCTCGTCGGCGGCCAGAACCTGTTTTTGCGCAACGCGCTGGGGCTGGACCAGACGATCGACCTGACGACGATCCCGAACGGCGATTACCATCCGGGCCTGACGGCCCGCTTCGACGTGGTCGTCTTCGATAAATTCGCCCCGGCCCAGCCGCCGGCCGGCAGCGCGATCTACTTCGCGCCGCCGCCGGGCGGCCCCTTCGTGGTCAAGGCCAACAAGAAAAATCCGGCGACGACCGGCTGGGCGGACGGCAACCCGCTGTTGCAGCACGTCACGATGAGCGAACTGCACATCGAGGAAGCCCGCGTGCTGCAGCCGCAGGACAAGGACATCGTCCTGATGGGCCACTACGACGGCGCCCTGATGCTGCTGCGCGAAAACGGCGGGCGCTACCTGCTGGGTGTTGCCTTCGACCTGGTAAAGAGCGATTTTCCGATCCAGCCGGCGTTTCCGATCTTCCTGCACAACGCCGTGCAGCTCTTCAGCCGCAAACCGGAAGGCGAAATCCGCACCGGCAACCGGCTGGGCGAAAAGGTCGAACTGGCCGTGACCCCCGGCCGGCAGCAGGTGATCGTGCAGGACCCGCTCGACCAGAAAATCTCCGTTCCGGTGCGGAGCGGGCGCGCCCTGTTCCGCCCGACCGTCCCGGGCTTCTACACCTACGCCGACGCCGACGCCCTGCGCGTCCTGGCCGTCAGCCTGACCGATCCGGAGGAATCCGACCTTCACCCGACGCCGGGGGCGGCGCTGCCGACCTTCCCGCGGTCGCTGGAAGGCGAAACGCGCGAAATTTTCTGGCCGTGGCTGGTGCTGGCGGCCTTGGTATTAATCGTTCTGGACTTGGTGTTGTTCTATCATGGGCGACTGGCTTAA
- a CDS encoding VWA domain-containing protein produces the protein MGDWLNYLRGLSLGVSTGTTILLVLGLAGAIASLAFFSRRSRLMLQQWLRILLVASTGVSLLLGVLAYAQLSHTKKEKQLAVMFLADGSASIPDGEWDRARDWIRQAEQSGGDTWTRRLIFAGDPRLLSPEQAKNDDAFRRPDDPYGTNIARALQHSFDLFPENCTRRAILLTDGNQTEGDLLTAATQAAAHGIELDAVVLDTRTDRDLYVESISVPAAARPGERVKVGVAVVTNYATAAKLTIILGGKTILNQTVNVEPGRNNFSAEAAVGEQAAATASARLDAPDDLHPENNAMSASLRIAARPKVAFFSSRLDADLPLVEALDGSRIQVQPASSEQLPSQPGALYPYDVVVLADPNYQTMTAAQQGALLQYVKEGGGGVLVIGGENTGELGKKDNRAPIKKMMPVEFKEKKKTEPNPVTLVLVIDKSASMARQRKFSMAVQAANETINELDERSRIGVILFDDYPRWAIPLQKVGKEDNKKKMEEELKTYGVDGGTSIYPAISEAYKLLKDDTAKVKHIILLSDGISLTTFQQWGHLVEWMGSKKITISSVALGSESDQEHLKKIASVGKGRYYYTEDFSQIPRIFLEEAKQITKTGTVEKKFKPAVLKKGDLLEGIDAAALPELTGYNPAATKPTSEVYLTADREEPLLARWRYGLGRVTALATDTGGKWAADWRTWPGYGNLMARLVRGTLADMALRNYRIEAVTADRQAATRIDVTDQFGNFVNDLDLALKITGPDGTPQEATLKQTQPGGYEGRFPVPEYGAYSLLVEPRGGGLQRSQGVGQVNLAPPPEFVAVQPDRALLTRAVAIGGGKLNPAPAEVFAAPEVEYPRREPLWQYMLYAALASMLLSLLIRRGLFGG, from the coding sequence ATGGGCGACTGGCTTAATTACCTGCGCGGGCTCTCGCTGGGAGTCTCGACCGGAACGACGATCCTGCTGGTCCTCGGCCTGGCGGGCGCGATCGCCTCGCTGGCGTTCTTTTCGCGCCGTAGCCGGCTGATGCTGCAACAATGGCTGCGGATTCTGCTGGTGGCCTCGACCGGCGTGTCGCTGCTGCTGGGCGTCCTGGCTTACGCCCAACTGTCGCACACCAAAAAGGAAAAACAACTGGCGGTCATGTTCCTGGCCGACGGTTCGGCGTCGATTCCCGACGGCGAATGGGACCGGGCGCGCGACTGGATCCGCCAGGCCGAACAATCGGGGGGCGACACCTGGACGCGCCGCCTGATCTTCGCCGGCGATCCCCGCTTGTTGTCGCCCGAGCAGGCGAAAAACGACGACGCCTTCCGGCGGCCGGATGACCCGTACGGCACCAACATCGCCCGCGCCTTGCAGCACTCGTTCGATCTGTTCCCCGAAAATTGCACGCGTCGCGCGATCCTGTTGACCGACGGCAACCAGACCGAGGGCGATCTGCTCACCGCCGCGACCCAGGCGGCCGCCCACGGCATCGAACTGGACGCCGTCGTCCTCGACACCCGCACCGACCGCGACCTGTACGTCGAATCGATCTCCGTCCCCGCGGCGGCCCGGCCGGGCGAGCGCGTCAAGGTCGGCGTCGCCGTCGTCACCAACTACGCCACCGCCGCCAAGCTGACGATCATTCTCGGCGGCAAGACGATCCTCAACCAGACCGTCAACGTCGAACCGGGGCGCAACAATTTCAGCGCCGAGGCCGCGGTCGGCGAACAAGCCGCCGCCACCGCGAGCGCCCGCCTCGACGCGCCCGACGACCTGCATCCCGAAAACAACGCCATGTCGGCGTCGCTGCGCATCGCCGCCCGCCCCAAGGTGGCCTTTTTCTCCTCGCGCCTCGACGCCGATCTGCCGCTCGTCGAGGCCCTCGACGGCTCGCGCATCCAGGTGCAGCCCGCCTCGTCCGAACAACTGCCGTCGCAGCCGGGCGCGCTGTACCCCTACGACGTGGTCGTCCTGGCCGATCCGAATTACCAGACGATGACGGCGGCGCAGCAGGGCGCGCTGTTGCAATACGTCAAGGAAGGCGGGGGCGGCGTGCTGGTCATCGGCGGCGAAAACACCGGCGAGCTGGGCAAGAAAGACAACCGGGCGCCGATCAAAAAGATGATGCCGGTCGAATTCAAGGAAAAGAAAAAGACCGAGCCCAATCCGGTGACCCTGGTGCTGGTCATCGACAAGTCGGCGTCGATGGCCCGGCAGCGCAAGTTCTCGATGGCCGTGCAGGCGGCCAACGAAACGATCAACGAACTCGACGAACGCAGCCGCATCGGCGTCATCCTCTTCGACGATTATCCGCGCTGGGCCATTCCGTTGCAGAAGGTCGGCAAGGAAGACAACAAGAAGAAGATGGAAGAGGAGCTCAAGACCTACGGCGTGGACGGCGGCACCTCGATCTATCCGGCGATCAGCGAGGCCTACAAACTGCTCAAGGACGACACCGCCAAGGTCAAGCACATCATTCTGCTCTCCGACGGCATCTCGCTGACCACCTTCCAGCAGTGGGGCCACCTCGTCGAATGGATGGGCAGCAAGAAGATCACCATCTCCTCGGTGGCGCTGGGTTCGGAATCGGACCAGGAGCACCTGAAGAAGATCGCTTCGGTCGGCAAGGGCCGCTACTACTACACCGAGGACTTCTCGCAGATCCCCCGCATTTTCCTGGAGGAAGCCAAGCAGATCACCAAAACCGGCACGGTCGAAAAGAAGTTCAAACCGGCCGTGCTGAAAAAAGGCGACCTGCTCGAAGGCATCGACGCCGCGGCGTTGCCCGAATTGACCGGCTACAATCCGGCCGCGACCAAGCCCACCAGCGAGGTCTACCTCACCGCCGATCGCGAGGAACCGCTGCTCGCCCGCTGGCGCTACGGCCTGGGTCGCGTCACCGCGCTGGCCACCGACACGGGCGGCAAATGGGCGGCCGACTGGCGGACCTGGCCCGGCTACGGCAATCTGATGGCCCGTCTGGTGCGCGGCACCCTGGCCGACATGGCCCTGCGCAACTACCGCATCGAGGCCGTCACCGCCGACCGGCAAGCCGCCACCCGGATCGACGTCACCGATCAGTTCGGCAATTTCGTCAACGACCTCGACCTCGCGCTGAAGATCACCGGCCCCGACGGGACGCCGCAAGAGGCGACGCTCAAGCAGACTCAGCCGGGCGGCTACGAAGGCCGGTTCCCGGTGCCTGAATACGGCGCGTATTCGCTCCTGGTCGAGCCGCGCGGCGGCGGCCTGCAGCGCAGCCAGGGCGTCGGCCAGGTGAATCTGGCGCCGCCGCCCGAATTCGTCGCGGTGCAACCCGACCGCGCTCTCCTGACCCGGGCCGTCGCCATCGGCGGCGGCAAGCTCAATCCGGCGCCGGCCGAGGTGTTCGCCGCGCCCGAGGTCGAATACCCGCGCCGCGAACCCCTGTGGCAGTATATGCTTTACGCCGCGTTGGCCAGCATGTTGCTCTCGCTGCTGATCCGCCGCGGCCTGTTTGGAGGATAA